CTCTTCCCTTCCttcttttaaaatacattaacgACAAAATTCTGTGAACATCTCAAACCCTCTGTGTCGCTTATTGTGAACAGAGCAAATCTGGCCTAACTTCAGTGTTCCTTGTTCATTCGCCCGGTCCAAAATGCCTTTTGTCAGAAGTTTCTAGTGTGTCTTTCGAGCTCAGTGTGATTAATCTACTGTGTGCACCTTCTGCATGTTCGTTCCATCGTCTTTGAGTCACTTTCTTACAATCTGACAGTCTAAACatgtctcctgtgtgtgtctgtgtgtgtgtgtgtgtgtgttggggattTAGGTCGTATACTATGACTCCATGCAAATTGGTTCTGAACTTCCTTGTGAAGAGAGcatgaaattaatatttattcCCCAAAGTGATTCTGATTGGTTTTAAATTTGCAGTAAGACAATACAGGACAGTTTGATGTTGAACAGCAGATATGAGTGCTTCTACAGAGCACCTGCTTTGATAAAAGCAGTCTTGAGAGGCACAACTGCCTGTCTGATGTGTTAATAAAGACACAGTACATGCATATAATTAATGTAGATAATTAAAAGGATTTCTCAACAAACCACATTTGGAGTTTGAGAGACTAGAAAAAATTAACTGCTCCCCTGTTTCACACTTGCCTTTGCTTTTCCCCTTTGTTGCACTATGGCTGATAAAtcaaccattttttaaaattaaataataacaataataataataataataataataataataataataaaaacgatATAAAGTAGGTTCCCTTTCCTCTGGTTCTCATCACAAACGCTGCCTGACCCCTGATTGTCATGTCCTGTCCCGAAACCCATCAGTCAGACTAACGATACGCGATTCTCTCCCTCAGACATTTGACAGGCGTGCCGCCCCGGACGTGTGCTGTTCACTCATATTGCTTTACATCTTCCagggacagttttttttttctattttatttttaatgcaattgAATCATGCTTTATTTCGCCGGCTGTTTCAGTCAATTCAGCCTCTCGCAGAACTGCACTCGGGAGGGAAAAGTACCCGGGACTGTGGCAGTGTGCAAAGCAGGGTCCCACCGGTAATGGGAATTTCCCTTAGCCTTGCTCTATTCACCAGCAattcatcacccccccccccctccccttgtcATCGCTAAACTACAGCCAGCGCCTTTCGGAGAGCCGAGAAGCCGGAATTTAAATGAGACTGAGGCGGCGTgaggaaaaaagacaaaggATACATggagtgtggtggtggtggcggaGATGGTGGTGGGAACCGGTGTGGTCGTTAAcgtttgtttaattgtttttgcCGAATTACACCCCGACTACGGGTGTAGTCCTCCTCCGCCCCACGTTCCCCAGGACCGCGCCGGCGTGATTTACGCCACGTCTACGCTGCGACTCCATCGCTCCTAAGCTGTCTCCTCATCGCCGCTCCAGTTGTTCCCCCTGTTGGGTCAGCTCTCTCCCTGACGAACGCGGAAATGCATGATCATGATTATGTGTTGAATGTGCGATTCccgggtgtgggggtgtgggggggggggggggggttgtcgtCGGAGCAGTGTAGGAGGGTGTGGGGAACgctggggttgggggtggggtggggggggggtggttacaGAAGATGGAGGACGGCAGCTGTCGGGATGCGGGAATCTCGTTCTTCCAGAtggtccccccctcccctccacctccccccccacccctttttAGGCCTCTCCCCTAGCCTTCCTCTCCACCTCTAACCCagccctccccacccccttcctccactctcctccaccacaccccccccccaccgaccccaccctgccctcgGCTGCCGACCTACATGACGCTACACTTGCCCTTGAGCTTGTCGGCACGCTTCTGCTTGCTGGAGCGCTTGCCGTCGATGTTCAGGCTCATGTTCCTCTTCTTCTCCAGGTTGAGCAGCTCCTGGAAGAGCTCCTTGACGTTGTAGTTCATCTTGGCCGACGTCTCCATGAAGGCGCACTTCCAGGCGGCCGCCTGGGCCTCCCCCTCCTTGGTCTCCACCTCGCGCTGCGACTCGTCGCTCTTGTTGCCCACCAGCATGACGGGGATGCTCTCCACGCTGCCCTTGATGGACAGCACCTGCTGGTAGATGGGCTTCAGCTCCTCCAGCGACTGGCGGCTGGTGATGGAGTACACCAGGATGAAGGCGTGGCCCTTGGAGATGGACAGGCGCTGCATGGCGGGGAACTGGTGGCTGCCCGTGGTGTCGGTGATCTGCAGGGTGCACACGCTCTTGTCGCAGCTGATCACCTGGCGGTAGGTGTCCTCCACCGTGGGGATGTAGGTGTCCCGGAACGTGCCCTTGACGAAGCGCAGGACCAGCGAGCTCTTGCCCACCCCGCCCGCCCCGAACACCACCACCCGGTAGTCATTGCTCTGCTCTGGCATGGCGGATCCGCGGTGTTTTAcgggctctctctcgctctccctttttCTCGTCCTTTTTTCACGGAGACCTGGGAGGGGGAAAAACACATCGCCGTCGTCGTTAGTGTTTGTGCGTCAGATGTCCAAGGACACGGCCGCTTATTTAATTCCGGGCCTCAGTAGGCCACCGGAAAGCTTTTCAGAGATATGGCGAGCTTAATTTCTATGGAAACATACTGGAGCTAAAAGACTGAACTGGCTGAACTCTTGTGTATTTCTGTGCGTGATATCGTATGCCACAGAGCACCGTATGTAATTTTATCAGGTTAAAATGAACAGCTTTTCAAGCAATGGCCTCATGCCAAGGCCAACAGTGATATCTGATGAAGGGATATCACTGCCAGAAATGGAGTAAATGTAACTGATCACCCTTTTATACACATATCATTACTATGTTATATAAAATTACTTACTATATCATAAGGATGATGTTACACTTTTCTCTTACAGATCTGTTTAGGCACCTTGTGTATGCTATATGATGTAGTATTGATTTTATGACTCTCGCTAAGCACTGTGCATATGCTAAACATGGTTTCTGCTgtatgctcaacatggtttccGCTGTATGCTAAACATGGTTTCCGTTGCATGCTGAACATGGTTTCTGCTGCATGCTGAACATGGTTTCCGCTGTATGCTAAACATGGTTTCCGCTGTATGCTAAACATGGTTTCTGCTGTAAGCTGAACATGGTTTCTGCTGCATGCTCACATCTAAAGCCCTGTTTAGCTCATGCTTAGTCATTGGCGTGTTACTTTCTATTCTGTTACTCGCTATTAGGTTATTGGCTTCTGCTGGTCTCCTAACATGCACTTAATCTGTTAGGCCACAGTGGCCTCGTACCGTGAGTCTCTCTGAATCCACCCAacggagaaataaataaataaggaaggAACGTGC
The sequence above is a segment of the Conger conger chromosome 4, fConCon1.1, whole genome shotgun sequence genome. Coding sequences within it:
- the diras1a gene encoding GTP-binding protein Di-Ras1a; translation: MPEQSNDYRVVVFGAGGVGKSSLVLRFVKGTFRDTYIPTVEDTYRQVISCDKSVCTLQITDTTGSHQFPAMQRLSISKGHAFILVYSITSRQSLEELKPIYQQVLSIKGSVESIPVMLVGNKSDESQREVETKEGEAQAAAWKCAFMETSAKMNYNVKELFQELLNLEKKRNMSLNIDGKRSSKQKRADKLKGKCSVM